A DNA window from Mycolicibacter hiberniae contains the following coding sequences:
- a CDS encoding cytochrome P450, translating into MPARSSDVPVYRRSVYSRSAILDPYPHYQALRALGPVVWLPRQRVYALPRYAECKAALRNDALYKSGHGVAINPPTNRLSRGTTLNSDGAEHDRRRKLLAHRMMPRALRALADNVDQRARDIVERAVRRGNVDAVPDLATALPLAFVPDLVGWPHDQRDHLLDWAAATFDVLGPINWQAAKAVPRSLQMLRFARRIAARRDVLPDSMAHDLLSFVDEGALGMEEVAPLLIDYLGPSLDTTISAIASAIHLLATHPDQWAMLKADPALIPNAVNEVVRFESPLRAFTRKVAHSHAVAGVRLPAGARVLLIYASANRDEREWNAPDVFDIRNDAGRHIGFGNGAHACAGQGLARLETAAILTALLDLVDRIEVTGEPTWAVNNIIRRHRHLPVRLVPA; encoded by the coding sequence GTGCCCGCGCGCTCCAGTGACGTACCGGTGTACCGCCGCAGCGTCTACAGCCGGTCGGCGATCCTCGACCCCTATCCGCATTACCAGGCTTTGCGCGCCCTCGGCCCCGTGGTCTGGTTGCCGCGGCAGCGGGTCTACGCCCTGCCCCGCTACGCCGAATGCAAGGCCGCGCTGCGCAACGACGCACTCTACAAATCCGGGCACGGGGTCGCGATCAACCCGCCCACCAATCGCCTCTCCCGAGGCACCACCCTCAACAGCGACGGCGCCGAACACGACCGGCGGCGCAAACTCCTCGCCCACCGGATGATGCCCCGAGCGCTGCGCGCCCTGGCCGACAACGTCGATCAGCGGGCCCGGGACATCGTCGAGCGCGCCGTGCGCCGCGGAAACGTCGATGCGGTCCCCGATCTGGCCACCGCCCTGCCGCTGGCCTTCGTCCCCGATCTGGTGGGCTGGCCCCACGATCAGCGCGACCACCTCCTCGACTGGGCGGCAGCGACATTCGATGTCCTCGGGCCAATCAACTGGCAGGCCGCCAAAGCTGTTCCCCGCAGCCTGCAGATGCTGCGCTTCGCCCGCCGGATCGCCGCCCGGCGCGACGTGCTGCCCGACAGCATGGCCCACGACCTGCTCAGCTTCGTCGACGAAGGCGCACTGGGCATGGAAGAGGTCGCACCACTGCTGATCGACTACCTCGGACCGTCGCTGGACACCACGATCAGCGCCATCGCCAGCGCGATCCACCTCTTGGCCACCCACCCCGATCAGTGGGCGATGCTCAAGGCCGACCCGGCATTGATTCCCAACGCGGTCAACGAGGTGGTGCGCTTCGAATCGCCGTTGCGGGCCTTCACCCGCAAAGTGGCGCACAGCCATGCGGTCGCCGGCGTCCGCCTGCCCGCGGGCGCCCGGGTACTGCTGATCTACGCCTCGGCCAACCGCGACGAACGCGAATGGAACGCCCCGGATGTCTTCGACATTCGCAACGACGCGGGACGCCACATCGGGTTCGGCAACGGCGCTCACGCGTGCGCCGGCCAGGGCCTGGCCCGGCTGGAGACCGCCGCCATCCTGACAGCCCTGCTCGATCTCGTGGACCGCATCGAGGTGACCGGCGAACCGACCTGGGCGGTCAACAACATCATCCGCCGCCATCGGCACCTGCCGGTGCGGCTCGTCCCGGCCTGA
- the mhpA gene encoding bifunctional 3-(3-hydroxy-phenyl)propionate/3-hydroxycinnamic acid hydroxylase MhpA — MTVPDAHRGGDRVTVAIVGGGPTGITAATLLAQYGIDTLVLERWAQVYPQPRAVHLDDEVYRILARLGVADAFAAISRPAKGLRLIDRQQTVLAEFSRDTALTRNGFPAANMFDQPELEKLLRQNLTRFPNARFRGDTEVLEIAEAAGGVELRIRERAGGRESRITADYVLGCDGANSMVREAIGARMRSGKFDQRWLVIDIGCSMDLHQWEGVHQVCDSRRAGTYMRIGQDRYRWEFALAEHESVADFPDLPALRPLIAPWTRGVADADLRLLRVAEYTFRAQIADRWRAGRVFLLGDAAHLTPPFIGQGMGAGLRDAMNLAWKIAGHHRGSWTSRVLDSYETERARHTRQLISLALTVGHAMTAGGELGTALRRLTLPRVHLVPGLRAKITDSQTPPLRSSPMVRRTANTRRIAGRLCPNVLLETGRRLDEEVGRGFGVVTTARLTPDQQCLVASRGARTVFAAPGTELACWLSRHRVSAAVVRPDGTVLVAGRDVTALCRAVPRFADDRPAQGSAHAHPDE; from the coding sequence ATGACGGTGCCTGACGCGCACCGCGGTGGCGACCGAGTCACGGTCGCGATCGTGGGTGGGGGCCCCACCGGTATCACCGCTGCCACGCTGCTGGCCCAGTACGGCATCGACACCCTGGTGCTCGAGCGGTGGGCGCAGGTCTACCCCCAGCCCCGGGCCGTCCACCTCGACGACGAGGTCTACCGAATCCTGGCGCGGCTCGGTGTCGCCGACGCATTCGCCGCGATCTCCCGCCCGGCCAAGGGGCTGCGGCTCATCGACCGGCAACAGACCGTGCTGGCCGAGTTCAGCCGCGACACCGCATTGACCCGCAACGGCTTTCCGGCGGCGAACATGTTCGACCAACCCGAGCTGGAAAAGCTGCTGCGGCAGAACCTGACCCGCTTTCCGAATGCCCGATTCCGCGGCGACACCGAGGTGCTGGAGATCGCCGAGGCCGCCGGCGGTGTGGAACTGCGGATCCGGGAGCGGGCCGGTGGCCGGGAGTCGCGAATCACCGCCGACTATGTGCTGGGCTGCGACGGCGCCAACAGCATGGTGCGCGAGGCGATCGGTGCGCGGATGCGCAGTGGAAAGTTCGACCAGCGTTGGCTGGTGATCGACATCGGGTGCTCGATGGACCTGCATCAGTGGGAGGGCGTGCATCAGGTCTGCGACAGCCGGCGCGCCGGCACCTACATGCGCATCGGCCAGGACCGGTATCGGTGGGAATTCGCCTTGGCAGAACACGAGTCGGTCGCCGACTTCCCGGATCTGCCCGCGCTGCGGCCGTTGATCGCACCCTGGACGCGCGGGGTCGCCGACGCCGACCTGCGGCTGCTGCGGGTCGCCGAGTACACCTTCCGGGCCCAGATCGCCGACCGGTGGAGAGCCGGGCGCGTGTTCCTGCTCGGTGACGCCGCGCACCTGACCCCGCCCTTCATCGGGCAGGGGATGGGCGCGGGACTGCGCGACGCGATGAACCTGGCCTGGAAGATCGCCGGACACCACCGCGGCAGTTGGACGTCGAGGGTGCTGGACAGCTACGAGACCGAACGGGCCCGCCATACCCGACAGCTGATCTCCTTGGCGCTCACCGTCGGACATGCCATGACCGCCGGCGGCGAACTCGGCACTGCGTTGCGGCGCCTGACGCTGCCGAGGGTGCACCTGGTGCCGGGGCTGCGCGCCAAGATCACCGACTCCCAGACCCCGCCGCTGCGTTCTTCGCCGATGGTGCGCCGGACCGCGAACACCCGCCGCATCGCCGGGCGGCTGTGCCCCAACGTGCTGCTTGAGACGGGGCGCCGCCTCGATGAGGAGGTGGGCCGGGGATTCGGTGTCGTGACTACGGCGCGGCTCACACCGGATCAGCAGTGCCTGGTCGCCAGCCGGGGAGCCCGGACGGTGTTCGCGGCCCCGGGAACCGAACTGGCCTGCTGGCTGAGCCGGCATCGGGTGAGCGCCGCCGTGGTGCGGCCCGACGGCACCGTCCTGGTGGCCGGACGCGACGTCACCGCACTGTGCCGGGCGGTGCCGCGCTTCGCCGATGACCGACCCGCGCAGGGATCTGCCCATGCGCACCCGGACGAATAG
- a CDS encoding lysophospholipid acyltransferase family protein — protein MTGTAVIDSPEELAQRSPRTPRERLLRTVLTAAADGLEPVMSLYQPYVEGLEHLPADGRFLLVGNHTQVPAAEIILIPYFVRQALGKQVRALADRQFGKGGKLQADLLAAYGAVIGSPEAAAALMAANEPILVFPGGGREIAKFKGEQYQLRWDNRYGFARVAIEHQYPIVTAALIGGDDLYTSMTTRDGLYGRASEWISRRLDGRPDMAMPLLRGVGPTLLPRAQRMYLRFGPAITTTRPADVSPDAWIAQVKEDTAAQLEADLLDLQNIRAADPYRALNPLAWRSAARPAS, from the coding sequence ATGACCGGCACCGCCGTGATCGATTCACCCGAAGAGCTCGCCCAACGCTCGCCGCGCACCCCGCGGGAGCGGCTGCTGCGGACGGTGCTGACGGCCGCGGCCGACGGCCTGGAACCGGTGATGAGCCTGTATCAGCCCTACGTCGAGGGTTTGGAGCACCTGCCGGCCGACGGGCGCTTTCTGCTGGTGGGCAACCACACGCAGGTCCCGGCCGCCGAAATAATCCTGATCCCCTATTTCGTGCGCCAAGCCCTCGGAAAACAGGTGCGCGCCCTGGCCGACCGCCAGTTCGGCAAGGGCGGCAAGCTGCAGGCAGACCTGCTGGCCGCCTACGGCGCCGTCATCGGGTCTCCCGAGGCCGCCGCCGCGCTCATGGCGGCCAACGAGCCGATTCTGGTGTTCCCGGGCGGCGGGCGGGAGATCGCGAAATTCAAAGGCGAGCAGTACCAGCTGCGGTGGGACAACCGCTACGGATTCGCCCGGGTGGCCATCGAGCACCAGTACCCGATCGTGACCGCCGCCCTCATCGGGGGGGACGACCTCTACACCAGCATGACCACCCGCGACGGGCTCTACGGCCGGGCCAGCGAGTGGATCAGTCGGCGCCTGGACGGCCGGCCCGACATGGCAATGCCGCTGCTGCGCGGTGTCGGCCCCACCCTGCTGCCCCGCGCGCAACGGATGTACCTGCGTTTCGGACCGGCGATCACCACCACCCGGCCCGCGGACGTCAGCCCGGACGCCTGGATCGCGCAGGTCAAAGAGGACACCGCGGCACAGTTGGAGGCCGATCTGCTCGACCTGCAGAACATCCGTGCCGCCGACCCCTACCGCGCGCTCAATCCGCTGGCGTGGCGATCAGCTGCTCGGCCGGCCTCATGA
- a CDS encoding TetR/AcrR family transcriptional regulator, producing the protein MRNRAELRDEIFAAARAEFARYGLAGARIDRVAKEARASKERLYAHFGDKENLFREVVAADTAQFLGAVVPRPEALPEFVGDIFDLARTHPEHIRMITWARLEQLELIPPDPDKLPAIGSAVIAAAQAGGHVDPRWDPDELLVMLFGIGMAWATWLDPDAATDDAATVAARRAAAVEAATRLITVRS; encoded by the coding sequence ATGCGCAACCGAGCGGAATTACGCGACGAGATCTTCGCCGCGGCTCGCGCAGAGTTTGCCCGGTACGGCCTGGCCGGCGCCCGCATCGACCGGGTGGCCAAGGAAGCCCGGGCCAGCAAGGAGCGGCTCTACGCCCACTTCGGGGATAAGGAGAACCTGTTCCGCGAAGTGGTCGCCGCCGACACCGCGCAGTTCCTGGGTGCCGTCGTCCCACGACCCGAAGCGCTGCCCGAGTTCGTCGGCGACATCTTCGATCTCGCCCGCACCCATCCCGAACACATCCGCATGATCACCTGGGCGCGGCTGGAGCAGCTCGAACTCATCCCGCCCGACCCGGACAAGTTGCCGGCGATCGGATCCGCCGTCATCGCCGCCGCGCAGGCCGGCGGCCATGTCGATCCCCGTTGGGATCCCGACGAGCTTTTGGTCATGCTTTTCGGCATCGGCATGGCCTGGGCCACCTGGCTGGACCCCGACGCCGCCACCGACGACGCGGCCACCGTCGCAGCACGCCGGGCGGCCGCTGTCGAAGCCGCTACCCGGCTGATCACCGTGCGCAGCTGA
- a CDS encoding bifunctional phosphatase PAP2/diacylglycerol kinase family protein, whose amino-acid sequence MTPFPRRRSGLEQITEGLAELDAEVFEAIAHSPSRLLDTAMPALTRAADHSKLWLALAAAMSVTGGQATQRAAARGVVSLALTSLVTNQVIKRIQPRERPNILLVPLLRRARRRPLSNSLPSGHAASAAAFAIGVGLENSLLGLPVAGLAALVGLSRIATGAHYPGDVLAGFSIGASIAVLGAKLVPPIAAPPPQRATALRVPATGRPDGAGVTMVVNPESGGGRAAKVAAQVRKALPALSVVEVNSCDDLAEALRRAADTAEVLAIAGGDGSVATAAHVAVEHDMPLAVFPGGTLNHFARDIGCDTTAKTIRAIAEGSLSRVDVVRFNSETTVINTASIGAYPSFVRRRDRLQGKLGKPMASAYAMLMTLRREQPVRIEFDNQTVQTSLFFLGNSAYQPDGFAPAVRQRMDDGLLDVRILEAGRRWSTLRVLGAVLTGRLQRSRLYHELRVPQFRFTAVEGPVPIAHDGEVDTDCSQADFTVCYRALQVYRPLPSAGRR is encoded by the coding sequence ATGACACCGTTTCCCCGCCGTCGTTCCGGCCTCGAGCAGATCACCGAAGGTCTCGCCGAACTCGACGCCGAGGTGTTCGAGGCGATCGCACATTCGCCGAGCCGACTGCTCGACACCGCCATGCCCGCGCTGACCCGCGCGGCCGACCACTCCAAACTGTGGCTGGCGCTGGCCGCAGCCATGTCGGTGACCGGTGGCCAGGCCACGCAGCGCGCCGCAGCCCGCGGCGTGGTCAGCCTGGCGCTCACCAGCTTGGTGACCAACCAGGTGATCAAGCGCATCCAGCCGCGGGAGCGGCCAAACATTCTGCTGGTGCCCCTGCTGCGGCGCGCCCGCCGGCGCCCGCTGTCGAACTCGCTGCCCTCCGGGCACGCCGCGAGCGCAGCGGCGTTCGCCATCGGGGTCGGTCTGGAGAATTCTCTGTTGGGTCTGCCGGTGGCCGGGCTGGCCGCCCTGGTCGGACTGTCCCGGATCGCCACCGGAGCCCACTACCCCGGTGATGTGCTGGCCGGGTTCAGCATCGGCGCCTCGATCGCGGTCTTGGGGGCAAAGCTGGTGCCGCCGATTGCCGCTCCGCCGCCACAGCGCGCCACCGCGCTGCGTGTCCCCGCGACCGGGCGCCCCGACGGAGCCGGCGTGACGATGGTGGTCAATCCCGAATCGGGCGGCGGGCGCGCCGCCAAGGTGGCAGCGCAGGTGCGCAAAGCCCTGCCGGCCCTGTCCGTCGTCGAAGTGAACTCCTGCGACGACTTGGCGGAGGCGTTGCGGCGCGCCGCCGATACCGCCGAGGTGCTCGCGATCGCCGGGGGCGACGGGTCGGTCGCCACAGCCGCTCACGTGGCGGTAGAACACGACATGCCGCTGGCGGTGTTTCCCGGGGGCACCCTGAACCACTTTGCCCGCGACATCGGCTGCGACACCACCGCCAAAACCATCCGTGCCATCGCCGAGGGCAGCCTCTCGCGCGTGGACGTGGTGCGCTTCAACTCCGAAACCACCGTGATCAACACCGCCAGCATCGGCGCCTACCCGAGCTTCGTCCGGCGTCGAGACCGGTTGCAGGGCAAGCTCGGCAAGCCGATGGCCAGCGCGTACGCAATGCTGATGACGCTGCGCCGCGAGCAGCCCGTACGTATCGAATTCGACAACCAGACCGTGCAGACGTCGCTGTTCTTTCTCGGCAACTCGGCGTATCAGCCCGACGGCTTCGCCCCGGCGGTGCGGCAACGGATGGACGACGGGCTGCTGGACGTACGCATCCTGGAAGCCGGGCGGCGGTGGTCCACCCTGCGGGTCCTGGGGGCGGTGCTGACCGGACGGCTGCAGCGCAGCCGGCTCTATCACGAGCTGCGGGTCCCGCAGTTCCGCTTCACCGCCGTCGAGGGACCGGTACCGATCGCGCATGACGGCGAGGTCGACACTGACTGCAGCCAAGCAGATTTCACCGTCTGCTACCGCGCCCTGCAGGTGTATCGTCCCCTGCCCTCAGCCGGGCGCCGATAG
- a CDS encoding fumarylacetoacetate hydrolase family protein, whose product MTVSVLRTSDAWWVRTPTGAAKIATAATSTAELLADRAAIEAAAAAGGTVAVEDLDLLAPVTAPCRVVAQMTNFESHVIDSGMDPKSIPLTFFRKSSASVNDPYAQIIRPPHVRLLDYEVEIGLIIGRDIPVGTVITEANLADYVAALTITNDVSARDVQLPQTQFYEAKSYPTFTPVGPALVLVDAAELARFGDLRLRLSVNGEERQNSLVEGDMLYRPLQALQALTRFQQLAPGDLILTGTPAGTALRAPAKPIELIGNLLPPAVKWKAFFARQAKNRKYLQHGDIVEASIATDDGAIDLGSQRLTVCHT is encoded by the coding sequence ATGACCGTTTCCGTCCTGCGCACCTCCGACGCCTGGTGGGTGCGCACGCCCACGGGTGCCGCCAAGATCGCCACCGCGGCTACCAGCACCGCCGAGCTGCTCGCCGACCGGGCCGCGATCGAGGCGGCCGCCGCCGCCGGAGGCACCGTCGCCGTTGAAGACCTGGACTTGCTGGCGCCGGTCACCGCGCCGTGCCGCGTCGTGGCGCAGATGACCAATTTCGAATCCCACGTGATCGACTCCGGAATGGATCCCAAGTCCATTCCGCTGACCTTCTTTCGCAAATCGTCGGCGTCGGTGAATGATCCCTACGCCCAGATCATCCGGCCGCCGCACGTGCGCCTGCTGGACTACGAGGTGGAGATCGGCCTGATCATCGGCCGGGACATCCCGGTCGGCACCGTGATCACCGAGGCGAACCTGGCCGACTATGTCGCCGCCCTGACCATCACCAACGATGTCTCCGCCCGCGACGTCCAACTGCCGCAGACCCAGTTCTACGAAGCCAAGTCCTACCCGACCTTCACCCCCGTGGGGCCGGCGCTGGTGCTCGTCGACGCCGCCGAGCTGGCCCGGTTCGGCGACCTGCGGCTGCGATTGAGCGTCAACGGTGAGGAACGCCAGAACAGCCTGGTGGAAGGCGACATGCTGTACCGCCCCCTGCAGGCGCTTCAGGCACTGACCCGGTTCCAGCAGCTGGCCCCCGGCGACCTCATCCTGACCGGCACGCCGGCGGGAACCGCGCTGCGCGCCCCGGCCAAGCCGATCGAGCTGATCGGCAACCTGCTGCCGCCCGCGGTCAAATGGAAGGCCTTCTTCGCCCGGCAGGCCAAGAACCGCAAGTACCTGCAGCACGGCGATATCGTCGAAGCCTCCATCGCCACCGACGACGGTGCCATCGACTTGGGGTCCCAGCGGCTGACGGTGTGTCACACGTGA
- a CDS encoding VOC family protein codes for MVQDVDDGHRHLHSERGAVRGEHPGRARDPLIRVVDIAWLEFDKPDLLRAEAFARAFGFSVAYSDPGQVHLRGTDPGAPCVFLRRGPQTRFAGYALRAADEADVRRLADKLGVPVRRLPESVGGVGVPLADPSGTAVTVVAGMHTLPAAPTQAPQLANIGGATARINTGVRPLRTPARVQRLGHVVLQSTRYLQTLNWYLETLGMIVSDFLYFPGQRDRGPAMSFIRCDRGSIPTDHHTLALALGPANRYVHSAYEVADLDALAAGGEYLHERGYVRSWGIGRHIQGSQLFDYWRDPDGFLVEHYADGDVFDSSVEPGWAPFTASGLAQWGPPATKDFLDAGPRSAGRQAAAMLTALRHDNEFDLNRLIGLLKVAVS; via the coding sequence ATGGTGCAAGACGTGGACGACGGGCACAGGCATCTGCACAGCGAACGCGGCGCGGTTCGGGGCGAACACCCCGGCCGCGCCCGCGACCCGCTCATCCGCGTGGTCGACATCGCCTGGCTGGAGTTCGACAAACCCGACCTGCTGCGCGCCGAGGCATTCGCCCGAGCCTTCGGATTCAGCGTCGCCTACAGCGATCCCGGTCAGGTGCACCTGCGCGGCACCGATCCCGGAGCGCCCTGCGTGTTCCTGCGGCGTGGGCCCCAAACCCGCTTTGCCGGCTACGCGCTGCGCGCCGCCGATGAGGCCGACGTCCGCCGGTTGGCCGACAAGCTCGGGGTGCCCGTGCGCCGCCTGCCCGAATCGGTCGGCGGCGTGGGAGTCCCGCTGGCCGATCCCAGCGGGACCGCCGTCACGGTCGTCGCGGGCATGCACACGCTGCCGGCTGCGCCCACCCAAGCCCCGCAGCTCGCCAACATCGGGGGCGCCACGGCGCGGATCAACACCGGAGTGCGCCCGCTGCGGACACCGGCCCGGGTGCAGCGTCTGGGGCACGTCGTCCTGCAGTCCACCCGCTATCTGCAGACGCTGAACTGGTACCTGGAAACGCTGGGGATGATCGTCAGCGACTTCCTCTACTTTCCCGGGCAGCGCGACCGCGGGCCGGCCATGAGCTTCATCCGCTGCGACCGCGGCAGCATCCCCACCGACCACCACACCCTGGCCCTGGCGCTGGGCCCGGCGAACCGGTATGTGCACTCGGCCTATGAAGTCGCCGACCTGGACGCGTTGGCCGCCGGCGGTGAATACCTGCACGAGCGCGGCTACGTCCGGTCCTGGGGCATCGGGCGCCATATCCAGGGCAGCCAGCTCTTCGACTACTGGCGCGATCCCGACGGCTTCCTGGTCGAGCACTACGCCGACGGCGACGTCTTCGACAGCTCTGTGGAGCCCGGATGGGCGCCGTTCACCGCCTCAGGCCTGGCCCAATGGGGCCCGCCGGCCACCAAGGACTTTCTCGACGCCGGTCCCCGCTCGGCAGGACGCCAGGCGGCTGCCATGCTCACCGCCCTGCGGCACGACAACGAGTTCGACCTCAACCGCCTCATCGGCCTGCTGAAAGTAGCTGTCTCATGA
- a CDS encoding PE-PPE domain-containing protein: MQPRKALAPIAAASVIAAGIAGTPVVRAAHAPEVTLLADTAIFVGGTMLPTPSPTFAQTAADLFLQPLGFDAGDDPTVCVIGAGDCDGALRVLTTPQLFLQGYSSYAGAAEIVRAVHAELNANPDAYDADNPLWVFGYSQGATASSIAMAQLADDGVDPEALHFVFIGNPSSPNGVWANSVGEVSLANDTSLLYGNLTPNNAFTTTVYSFPGDPVDDYTSTSILGTFWGHVMYLGLTPEQVADHTATADGLITNIGISGDIDQFSAWITALGNGLIDSGWWVSMFNSIVEMVYAGFGRIEDFFTDWMGIDWGGVEDTLDYWFPLV; encoded by the coding sequence ATGCAACCAAGGAAAGCCCTGGCGCCGATCGCCGCCGCGAGCGTGATCGCCGCCGGTATCGCCGGAACCCCGGTCGTCCGGGCCGCCCACGCGCCTGAAGTCACCCTGCTGGCGGACACCGCCATCTTCGTCGGCGGCACCATGCTGCCCACGCCGTCGCCCACCTTCGCCCAGACCGCGGCCGATCTCTTCCTGCAACCGCTGGGCTTCGATGCCGGCGACGACCCGACGGTGTGCGTGATCGGTGCCGGTGATTGCGACGGCGCGCTGCGGGTGCTGACCACCCCGCAACTGTTCCTGCAGGGTTACAGCAGTTACGCCGGGGCCGCCGAGATCGTCCGAGCGGTGCACGCCGAGCTCAACGCCAACCCGGACGCCTACGACGCCGACAACCCGCTGTGGGTGTTCGGCTACTCGCAGGGCGCCACGGCCAGTTCGATCGCGATGGCTCAGCTCGCCGACGACGGCGTGGACCCCGAGGCGCTGCACTTCGTGTTCATCGGCAACCCGTCGAGCCCCAACGGCGTGTGGGCCAATTCCGTCGGTGAGGTGTCGCTGGCCAACGACACCTCGCTGTTGTACGGAAATCTGACCCCGAACAACGCGTTCACCACCACCGTCTACAGCTTCCCCGGTGACCCCGTCGACGACTACACGTCCACCTCCATCCTCGGTACGTTCTGGGGACACGTCATGTATCTGGGGCTCACCCCCGAACAGGTCGCCGACCATACGGCCACCGCCGACGGCTTGATCACCAACATCGGCATCTCCGGCGACATCGACCAGTTCAGCGCCTGGATCACCGCGTTGGGCAACGGGTTGATCGACAGCGGCTGGTGGGTCAGCATGTTCAACTCGATCGTGGAGATGGTCTACGCCGGTTTCGGCAGGATCGAAGACTTCTTCACCGACTGGATGGGCATCGACTGGGGTGGTGTCGAGGACACCCTGGACTACTGGTTCCCGCTGGTCTGA
- a CDS encoding acyl-CoA dehydrogenase family protein: MAFDLTPTAAQHDLARRTHQFAESVIRPVALDYDQRQEFPWPVLQEAAARGFYSPLFYRDLIGDATGLSLPMFMEELFWGCAGIGLAIVMPALALSAIGQAATPEQMLQWAPECFGTPGDLKLAALAISEPEGGSDVRNLRTTARRDGDDWIIDGHKMWIGNGGIANVHVVNAVVDPELGHRGQALFVVPGGVPGLEMVRKLDKLGCRASHTAELRFDGVRVPGENLLGGQDKLDHKLARARELAAGAVRPDSATLSTFEQTRPMVAAQAIGIARAALEYATDYATRRHAFGGPIIDNQGIAFPLAELATAVDAARLLTWRASWMAASGIEFSRGEGSMAKLAASETAVRVTERAVQTLGGWGYINDHPVGKWYRDAKLYTIFEGTSEIQQMVIAQALGASVGTPPLHVEIEPSGGPLNRMFGRGTPLRTRAAAGALAMQHRIPAPVLRAAMKVLQPPR; the protein is encoded by the coding sequence ATGGCCTTCGACCTGACTCCGACAGCGGCGCAGCATGATCTGGCGCGCCGTACCCATCAGTTCGCCGAGTCGGTTATCCGGCCGGTCGCCCTGGACTACGACCAGCGCCAGGAATTTCCGTGGCCGGTTCTGCAGGAGGCGGCCGCCCGCGGGTTCTACAGCCCGCTGTTCTACCGGGATCTCATCGGCGACGCGACGGGACTGTCGCTGCCGATGTTCATGGAAGAACTGTTCTGGGGCTGCGCCGGGATCGGTCTGGCGATCGTGATGCCGGCGTTGGCGCTCTCGGCGATCGGGCAGGCCGCCACACCCGAACAGATGTTGCAGTGGGCGCCCGAATGCTTCGGTACGCCCGGCGATCTCAAGCTCGCGGCGCTGGCGATCTCCGAACCCGAAGGCGGTAGCGATGTGCGCAATCTGCGCACCACCGCCCGCCGCGACGGCGACGACTGGATCATTGACGGGCACAAGATGTGGATCGGCAACGGCGGCATCGCCAACGTGCACGTGGTCAACGCCGTCGTCGACCCGGAACTGGGCCACCGCGGCCAGGCCTTGTTCGTCGTCCCCGGCGGCGTGCCCGGGCTGGAAATGGTGCGCAAACTCGACAAGCTGGGCTGCCGGGCCTCCCACACCGCAGAACTGCGGTTCGACGGGGTGCGCGTTCCGGGCGAGAATCTGCTCGGCGGCCAAGACAAACTTGACCACAAACTCGCCAGGGCCCGCGAACTCGCCGCCGGGGCTGTGCGGCCAGACTCGGCGACACTGAGCACCTTCGAGCAGACCCGGCCGATGGTGGCTGCGCAGGCAATCGGGATCGCGCGTGCCGCACTGGAATACGCGACTGATTACGCCACCCGGCGCCACGCCTTCGGCGGGCCGATCATCGACAACCAGGGCATCGCCTTCCCGCTGGCCGAGCTCGCCACCGCGGTCGACGCGGCGCGGCTGCTGACCTGGCGGGCGTCGTGGATGGCGGCCAGCGGCATCGAGTTCTCCCGCGGCGAGGGATCGATGGCCAAGCTGGCAGCCAGCGAGACCGCGGTGCGCGTCACCGAGCGCGCCGTGCAGACCCTGGGCGGATGGGGTTACATCAACGACCACCCGGTGGGAAAGTGGTACCGAGACGCCAAGCTGTACACCATCTTCGAGGGAACCAGTGAGATTCAGCAGATGGTGATCGCTCAAGCGCTGGGTGCGTCGGTGGGCACACCGCCACTGCACGTCGAGATCGAGCCGTCGGGTGGACCGTTGAACCGGATGTTCGGTCGCGGTACGCCGTTACGCACTCGGGCGGCTGCCGGCGCGTTGGCGATGCAGCACCGTATCCCCGCACCGGTGCTGCGGGCAGCCATGAAGGTGCTGCAGCCACCGAGATGA